Genomic window (Desulforapulum autotrophicum HRM2):
AAAAAAGAACCATCCGTTCTCGTCCCGATGCCCCATGTCTCCGGACCTGAGCCATCCTCCCCTTGTTTTCTTTTCCGAGGCATCCGCCTTGCCAAAATACCGGACTTCTGTTTTCTGCCCGATGGTACGACAGACGATTTCGCCGATTTCAAATGGCTTGCACTCACTGTCGTCATCCTTTACCACTCGCATCTCCATGACCCCGTCCAGGGGTTTTCCAAAAGAACCGACGGGCCCGACGCCCGGGGGCTTATGGGCAAACCCGCCCTCCACTGCGCCGTACCACTCATGGATAAAAACGCCGAACCGTTTCTCAAAGGCCTTCCACACGGCAAGCGGAGTTCCAGCACTGATGATCAGGCGAACCGGGTTGTCAGCATCGTCGATCTTTTCAGGCTCACTGAAAATTCCCATCATCATCCCGCCCAGCAGAGAAAAGCTTGTGCAGCCGTATTTCCGGCAAATGTCCCAGATCCGGCTTTTGGTAAATCCCACGCTGATCACCGCAGGGATACCCAGGTAAAGGGCAGGCACCATGGTAACCGCCTGGGCATTGCCGTGTGATAAGATGCAAATACTCTAACGCTTTTTATCTGCCCTGTTTTTATAAAAAAGGCCTCAATAACATTTATAATCAGCTACTTGCATAGCATTGGCCCTAATCGTGTTTTCGCAAAATACTCTAACGCTTCAAATAAATATCATTTTTTACAGTAGGTTAATGCTATTTTATAGCAGTGTTGCACGGAATGTGTATTTCAAAAATCAGTCAATGAAGTTTGAGAAGTTGTAAACAAAAATAGACCATTCGCTAAAAAAGCGTAATGGTCTATCCTGATTTAATTATCTTGTCCGAGGTATCTAATCTGGACGATCTAAAGTTTTAGAACAGCAAAATCAGTCCTTTCTGGCCTCACATTATTTCTTGGTGAAATTTTTCCATGTGCCTTATGTTCGTTATTGAGGAGGAAGGTCAGAGAGAAATTCCAAGGCCAGATTGAGGTCGACAAAGGTGTATTTCAACTCCTTTGCTCTGTCCCTGCAGTCTGTACAAATTTCTCTGAATTTTCTCATATCGCCTTTGGTCGTCATATAAATCTGTTCAATGGCCTCCTGTTCAATATCTTTGTACTCGACAATGAAATCTTCTACCACAATCGGGTATAAAATAAGCGTTTTCAAGCGGCTGAGGATATCTGGATGCTCGCGGGTTAAAAATGTCCTCACCTTTGGTAATCCTGCAAATACAATGGGAACACCGGCATCAATGACCCTTTTGAGGTAGGGCCAGACCCGGGGATCGAGATCGTTTGCCTCGTCGATTAAAATAAAGCAGTTGGACAGACTGCATATCATTTTTAAATATTGAGGGGTTCGCCGGTAGGTGGCGGTTGTGTCGTAATTTAGCTCTTTTAAAATCGATGCCAGGGTTTCATGTATGTTGAACAGTGACTCCACCCAGACGGCATGAAGTTTTTTCGGTTGCAGCAATTTCAAGAAACGGGTTTTACCCACGCCGTAATCACCCTCGATCAAGACGCTCTGCCTACGATAGATTCGGTTATATGTGGCCCCCAGATAAGAAATGCGGCGTTTGTCATTTATAAAATCTTCTTTTCGTTTCATCTTAGACCTCTCCAGAGAAAGCATACGGTGCCACATGGATTTTTCGATAATGGCTTTCACAATCGAGAATAAAGGCATTGAACAGCACTGCCCCTTTTATATTCGTGGGTTGCTGCATCTTTTTTATATAGGTGGTGTATCTTTTCTGGTTATGCTGAAGGATTTGCTTTGCCATGGGCATGGAAAGACCTTTTTCATAATTTTTGATCAGGAGGGGTCGATCGACGACCATGCTGTTGTGCTCCAAAAAGTCGATGATCTGGTCCAGTTCATTTTTTTCCGGCAATATGGTCAATACTTTTAACGGCTTTTCAAAGGGCTTCCGGGCAAGGGCTTCTCCCCAAAAAATACCATCCTCCCTGGGCTCAAAAAGGAAAAGCTTGTCATTGTATCTGGATATCTGAACGGGTGTACTTTTATGGGAGCTGAACTTGTCTGCACCCATGGTCACATAGTAATCCTGATTTTCAAATCTGATGGTCTTCTGCTTTGATACCGTGGCTTTTGTTTTCCTAAATCCATATTTCATGTGCTCCTTAACCTGATCAGGACAAAAGGTCAGTGTGCTGGTAAATGTTTCAAAAAAGTCTGTAAGCTTTTTATCCGGCACCCAGGCATTGACTTTTCCTTTTTCAGAGAAATAGTGGCGTGTGCAGTTGTGTTCATGGCGATATTCCTCCATAAGTGAGCTTGTTTTTAACTCATCCAAATTTATGTCAAGGAGGGTAACGGTGATTTTTTCTTGTTTTCCTTTTTTGAAGATATACCCGGGCTCTGTCTTTACGATCCTTTTTTCAAACGCTTTGATGATTCGGATTTCAAAATTATGAAGGCTGCGGTGGGATGATTCCAGGTGGGCCTTATCCTTGGGAGCATGTATCCTTGAGAAATCAGGTTCCATATAAAACCCGTTCGGGGTGGAATGTTTCAAATTCAAGTCGTTGATGGGGCGCTTAAGATTCAAAAAACCCTTGGCATTATCGGGCCGGATACGAATCTTCTTTTGGGGAAATGGCCTGGCCAGTAAAAATTTGGTGAACAGGTTCACGGAGTTCCAACTGCTTTCGGAAAAATACGCATCCAGGATAAACATATAACGAGAGCCCGTATCATAAAATTCTATGACTTGGGGCTTTTGCCAATGACCCTTGTCGTTTCTGATCTTAAAATATCTAAAAACACAGCCATCCATCTGAATCAGGTCAAACACCGGCTCTGGTTTAAAACTGTTTTGGACCGGGACATCGTCCTCGAAATCTGGTTTGTTTAAATATGATTTGAGGTTTTCACGGTAGACACAGTGCCTGAGGGCATGGATGGAGATTTTTTTTTTGAACTCTTTTTCAAGCCAGTGGTGATAATTTTTAATGGTTCTTGCCTTATGGGTAATAAAGATGAACTGTTGGCTTGATGGATCACACGACTCTTTTACCATTTCTATAAAACGTCTGCGGACCTGTTCGGAGAAAGAGCGGGGACGTCCACTGCATTTGCGGCCTTCCATGACTTTCTTTTCCACAAGTAGGAGTGGCCCCGGAATAATGCCGGTTTTTTGATATTGATCTTTGTAATATTTTTTACTTGCTCGTTTGGCTGAGCCTTTTTTGTTCATGATCTTTTTATGGAGCAGAAGATTGAAACGGTCATCAAGCGTCAGATTAGGTATGACCTTCAGGTTATCCGTGTCCATTGTCGTTCTCCTTTGACAAGATTCTTTCCCGAATGACCCGGTTCCACAGCAGCCCAGCCTGGCGTGATGTCTTTTGCCAGTGATCCTGTTGGGCCAGTTGAACCTGGTCAAGCATTACCTGAACAGCATCCATATAGGCTTTGCTGACCTGATCGGTTAAATCCACAGGTTCGTCTTTACTGCCGGTGTCGTTTTTTTTTGCGGAATCAATGAACTGTTTGATGTTTGGTGCGGTTATCTCCATGGCGGTTTTTAAAAACGCCTTCCATATTTTACGCTGTTCGATGGGACCCAATGGGGCCAGGGGGCGCACCTGGGATTCATTGCTGGGGAGAATGTCTCCAATTGGAGACAAATTGCTGATAACCTTATAGGATTCTATCAGGCGATAGGCTTGGGCTCTGCCCATATCCCAGCGTACTCTGGCATAAGTTTCAAAGCTACTGAAAAGATTGAGTTTATACAGCCGGGTATCTTTTATCTCTTTCAGAGCTTTGCCTATTTCATGGAAACGACCCTGATTACGGGCAATAAGATTCTCCAGACGGGTCAACCGATCCTGTTCCATTATCCTAATCCTCCCGGCATGGTCTGGCCGATGCCTCCGACAAGATTTTGCAACCCCTGTCTGGCATCTTTGTTCTGATCCGGAACTTTGCCCATCAGGCGTTTTAAGAACAGAACGCTCTCTTTAAAACCGATTCTTTGAACTGTCATCACAAGATCAATGGTGTTGAAGTTTCTTTCACATCGAAAGCACCGGGCCAGGTTGGTGGCTGGGTTTATGGCTGTCTGGAATTCATTACAGATCGGGCATAGAAAACGGAAAAAGCCTTCACTGATTTTTGACGGCATTTCCAGTTGCTCCCTTATCAACATTTCCACAGGGATAAAATTTCTTAATTCAAACAACTCTTGGGATGAAAATTTTTTTGGCATGGGTCCTCACATTTGTCGGGGTTATCAAGGAACTTTGCCTTAAACTCAAGGCAAGGTGTAAAAAATCCTATTTTTAAACTACTATAATAGCCCCATCCTTGTCTGTTGTGTCTTAAACGCCTTTAGGTATTAGTCCGTTCGTATCTCCTTTGTTTTCAGAGGTTTAGGTTAATGATGTGTCTTAAAACCCTAAGTCGATTACTTTGTTGGGATATCAATGAATTACAGTTGGTTAAGCCTATGATGCGTCTTGAAACTCCGATTCTATTAGTCGAGGTTTTTATCCATAAACACCCCCCCCTATCTGAACGCAGTTTTTGAATCGTATGACTGATTCAGTATTTGCCAAGCTACATATTGGATGACGATCATATTTCTTGTTCCATACTCGTTTTCTAAAATTTCATATGGCAATACGGGCTTTGCCAGGCAGTTGGGCGGGGGGTGTTCATGGGGAGGTATGCTGGATTTAAATTCCTTAGAAGATTCTTCCTCAATCTTTTCTAATTTTTTACCCAGATAGTTATTTTTAAAATATTCACCGTTTTTTTTGTTCCATTTTTGACAGTTTCTTCGGTGCTGTTCAGTTTTGCAGGCAGACCTTCCGCATGTCGTCTGTCGTCCTTTTTGGCGGACATCCGGCTTAAACCATTTGCGGCAAATACAGCAGGGGCGTTTTCCACTTGAACTTTTTGCCATTATATTTTCTCCAAATTTAAATCTGGATGAAAATATAGTCCTAAAAATTGATTTTGTCGTAAAAGCGGCGGGGTAAGCGGGGTATGATTTATTTTCTATTTGGCGGGGTATTTGCGGCGGGCTGCCCTAATCATAGCGTTATAGTATTTTGCGAACGATTTGGGGGGTAGGCGTTAGAGTATTCGCATCTTAACAGCCGTGGGTCATTGAGAGACCGGTGTACAATTTGTCGGTTTCGTTGTATTGAAACACCCCTTTGGCCAGCATGCCAAAGGGTGCAAGACGGCTGTTCTTAAGGATAACGCCTTTGGGATCCCCTGTTGTACCGGAAGTGTAGATGATCTCCATGGGTGCATCCAGGTCTTCGCATCGATCCTCCGGCAGCGGGGCGTTTGACGCGCTCCAGACCGCTTCCAGATCCGGAAGACCCGTTGGTCTTTCCATGCCTCCCTTGGAGGCCACGCCAATAATTTCAATTTCGGGAAGGCGGTTCAAGACCGGAAGAATTTCCTCTTTGAATTCACTGGTGAAAATAACCCCGCGGGCTTTTGAATCTTTCAATACAAATTCAAGCCTTTTTCCTTTTGTCCTGGGATCAATGGGCAGCAACACCGCACCGACCACATTGGCCGCATAGAGGGAATAAATAAATTCCGGGTGATTTCTCATGAACAACGCC
Coding sequences:
- a CDS encoding AMP-binding protein yields the protein MCILSHGNAQAVTMVPALYLGIPAVISVGFTKSRIWDICRKYGCTSFSLLGGMMMGIFSEPEKIDDADNPVRLIISAGTPLAVWKAFEKRFGVFIHEWYGAVEGGFAHKPPGVGPVGSFGKPLDGVMEMRVVKDDDSECKPFEIGEIVCRTIGQKTEVRYFGKADASEKKTRGGWLRSGDMGHRDENGWFFFDFRKGGGLRRAGDFIQPDHVEAAFAKYKDITDVCVYGIPAASGAPGESDLVSAVVLTEGSTLDVPGLHLHCRALLDGNSIPSYLQVVDAIPKTASEKNLDRFLKDDFSKNADNVYGLGN
- a CDS encoding ATP-binding protein yields the protein MKRKEDFINDKRRISYLGATYNRIYRRQSVLIEGDYGVGKTRFLKLLQPKKLHAVWVESLFNIHETLASILKELNYDTTATYRRTPQYLKMICSLSNCFILIDEANDLDPRVWPYLKRVIDAGVPIVFAGLPKVRTFLTREHPDILSRLKTLILYPIVVEDFIVEYKDIEQEAIEQIYMTTKGDMRKFREICTDCRDRAKELKYTFVDLNLALEFLSDLPPQ
- a CDS encoding integrase, with amino-acid sequence MDTDNLKVIPNLTLDDRFNLLLHKKIMNKKGSAKRASKKYYKDQYQKTGIIPGPLLLVEKKVMEGRKCSGRPRSFSEQVRRRFIEMVKESCDPSSQQFIFITHKARTIKNYHHWLEKEFKKKISIHALRHCVYRENLKSYLNKPDFEDDVPVQNSFKPEPVFDLIQMDGCVFRYFKIRNDKGHWQKPQVIEFYDTGSRYMFILDAYFSESSWNSVNLFTKFLLARPFPQKKIRIRPDNAKGFLNLKRPINDLNLKHSTPNGFYMEPDFSRIHAPKDKAHLESSHRSLHNFEIRIIKAFEKRIVKTEPGYIFKKGKQEKITVTLLDINLDELKTSSLMEEYRHEHNCTRHYFSEKGKVNAWVPDKKLTDFFETFTSTLTFCPDQVKEHMKYGFRKTKATVSKQKTIRFENQDYYVTMGADKFSSHKSTPVQISRYNDKLFLFEPREDGIFWGEALARKPFEKPLKVLTILPEKNELDQIIDFLEHNSMVVDRPLLIKNYEKGLSMPMAKQILQHNQKRYTTYIKKMQQPTNIKGAVLFNAFILDCESHYRKIHVAPYAFSGEV
- a CDS encoding CHC2 zinc finger domain-containing protein, translated to MPKKFSSQELFELRNFIPVEMLIREQLEMPSKISEGFFRFLCPICNEFQTAINPATNLARCFRCERNFNTIDLVMTVQRIGFKESVLFLKRLMGKVPDQNKDARQGLQNLVGGIGQTMPGGLG
- a CDS encoding class I adenylate-forming enzyme family protein; its protein translation is MANSKIPGFFSYELDAKAEENPEFEILTFENGIHADEVLTYGTIVTHGRKLAQKLKDSGFGKGDVLALFMRNHPEFIYSLYAANVVGAVLLPIDPRTKGKRLEFVLKDSKARGVIFTSEFKEEILPVLNRLPEIEIIGVASKGGMERPTGLPDLEAVWSASNAPLPEDRCEDLDAPMEIIYTSGTTGDPKGVILKNSRLAPFGMLAKGVFQYNETDKLYTGLSMTHGC